A window of Acropora muricata isolate sample 2 chromosome 3, ASM3666990v1, whole genome shotgun sequence contains these coding sequences:
- the LOC136911532 gene encoding uncharacterized protein: protein MANLLSYNTAQKLNVVTKSVNTATVTALNNTSPEVLQEEFRCLFGCIGKIRNKMVKLHVDPDVTPKKQPHRRIPFHVRGDVEKEFERLERLDIIEKVKGSTPWIRPIVVVPKKSGEVRICVDMSRVFNKKWSRWQNLRSRPRETERRRRRLQRAP, encoded by the coding sequence ATGGCAAACCTCCTTAGCTACAACACTGCCCAAAAGCTTAATGTGGTTACGAAATCGGTTAACACTGCTACCGTTACAGCTTTGAACAACACCAGCCCCGAGGTTTTACAAGAAGAATTCAGATGTCTATTTGGATGCATAggaaaaataagaaacaaaatggtAAAGTTACACGTCGACCCTGATGTTACACCCAAAAAACAGCCGCACCGCAGAATTCCTTTTCATGTTCGTGGAGATGTTGAAAAAGAGTTTGAGAGGCTGGAAAGATTAGACATCATTGAGAAAGTTAAAGGCTCCACGCCTTGGATAAGGCCAATTGTTGTTGTACCCAAAAAATCTGGAGAAGTACGAATTTGTGTTGACATGagcagggttttcaataagaaatGGAGTAGATGGCAGAATTTGAGAAGTAGGCCGAGAGAAACTGAAAGACGCCGCAGGCGTCTTCAGCGAGCACCGTAA